The genomic interval GGCAGCCGCATCATCGTGGGATATGTGGGCAGGCTAGCTGCGGAGAAAGGCGTGCATAGACTGGTTGATCTAGCGCGCGACAACAACATTCAGCTGGTTATCGTTGGCGATGGCCCAGAACGGAAACTCTTAGAATCACAGCTCCCGGGAGCGATTTTTACCGGAGCGCTTACTGGCCTTGCCCTGGCTCAGGCCTACGCTAGCTTTGACGTGTTTGTACATCCTGGTGAGTTTGAGACTTTTTGTCAGACAATCCAGGAGGCCAAGGCATCTGGGGTTCCGGTGGTGTCCGTGGCGGAGGGCGGGCCGCGAGATTTGGTAGATAGGGGGTCGGGTGTACTGCTACCGCTTATCGACGACTCATTGGTGGGCTTATCGCAATCCACGTATGACGTCTTTTCGGCTCGTGAGGACCTGAGCAAAACCGCACGCCAGAGCGTGGAAGGTAAGTCGTGGACTCGAATTTGTGACCAACTCTTCCGCTATTACCAAGAAGCGATGATTACACTGGACAACCGTGGCTAAGGCATCTTTGGAAAAGAACCCCTTCGACGTGGCAAAAATGTTCGACGGTGTGGGTAAAAACTACGACATCACGAACACCGTGCTGAGCTTTGGGCAAGACCGTAAGTGGCGCGAGAAGACCCGTGAACGGTTGAACCTTAAACCCGGCGAACGGGTTCTGGATCTAGCCGCCGGTACCGCAGTGTCTACGGTGGAGCTAAAGAAATCAGGTGCGTGGGTTGTGGCCTGCGATTTTTCACAGGGAATGCTCGCAGCAGGCAAAGACCGAGACGTTCCCAAGGTGGTGGGCGACGGTATGCAGCTGCCTTTTGCCGATAACTCCTTTGACGCGGTCACCATCTCTTATGGCCTACGGAACGTTCATGATTACCAGGCGGCGCTTCGGGAGATGGCGCGGGTGACCAAACCCGGCGGTCGGCTCACTATTGCAGAGTTCTCCACTCCCAATGTTCCTGGCTTTAAGACGATCTACAAAGAGTACCTGACCAGGTTGTTACCGCTGATAGCTAAAGCTGTGGGAACAAACCCAGAGGCTTATGAGTACCTTGCTGAGTCCATCCGTGCATGGCCAGAAAGAGAAGAGCTGGCTCGCGCTATCAACAATAACGGCTGGTCTGACGCAGGGTGGCAGAACCTTTCCCTGGGGATCGTTGCGTTGCACTCGGCAGTAAAACCTGGGAGCAACGCCTAGGGACAAAATCAAAGGCCTCCTTGCGTCGTTATACCTGAGCAAGGAGGCCTCACATGCGTAGCTAGGTTATCCCCGGTTAGGAGCTGGCGCGCTGCACTGTCTCGCGGATGAACTCGGCGGACTTGTGTATCTGCTCCAATTCCCAATCGTTGAGGGATGGCGGCATCTTGCGGAGCGCGCCGGTATTGCCGATGAGGGTAGGCACGGACATGGAAACGTCGTGGAGCCCATATTCACCATTGAGCGGGGTGCAGATGGGGTGCACGGAGTGCTCATTAAGCAACACGCACTTAGCCAGCTCATTAGCTGATCGTGCTACACCCGCATTGGTCCATCCCTTGGCCAAGAGGACGTCATAGGCTGCCTTAATCACCCGCTCTTGGATCTCTGGGGCCGTGGGAAGAGGGCTGCCCCGCCAGGTAGAAAGCTCATCCCAGCTGAGGCCTTGAACGTTGACCCTGGAGAGAATGGGAACCGACGTAGAGCCATGCTCGCCCATCATGTAACCGGTGACCGATTTGGGGTCAATCCCAAGCTCAGTTCCTATGATCCAACGCATCCGAGCGGAATCTAGCATGGTGCCAGTTCCAAAGATTTTTTCGGTGGGATAATCAAATTCCGTGGTAGCAATGTGCACCATAGCGTCGAGTGGGTTGGTGATAAAGATGACCACGGCATCCTTGGTATGTGCCGAGATATTTCCCATGACATCGCGAACCACCGCTCCACTCATCTCTGCGAGCTCGGCTCGATCCGGCATCCGCTCGGGATCATCAGGATCTGGAAGAATCGATCCACCAGCGGCGACGATAATCACGTCCGCGTCGGCGCAATCAGAATAATCGCCTGGGTGGCAGTATGTGTATGCGGTTCCCGGGACACCCGTGGATTGAGCTTGATCTATGGCCTCACCCTTGGACACACCCGGATTGATATCAATCGTGGCTATCTCCGAGTAGAGGCCTGAATCCATTGCGTAGCTAAGAACGTAGGAGCCAACGTGGCCTACGCCAACAACAACTAATTTCGAGGTATGCATACTTTCTCAGTCTAGGAGGCCTCAAGATGGAGCTCCACCAGAAAAAGCATGGTTAACGCCACATTGCAGTAAAGCTACACGTATGCAGAGCAGCCTTATGACCACAACGGACTGTCACGACGCCACCGGCTGACGCCTACGCCTGCGCAGCGCCAGAGACGCGCAACAAGATCGCGATCGGAGTCCGAGACAAGGTTGCCCATGAGCCGTGCAGCCGCTGGCATGATGGCGTTGCCCAGTGGTCTGCGTAGAGCGAGCGGACCTGCGATGGGTAAGAACTGCGGGTAGGTGAGCAACCGTGCAGCTGTGCGGGCTAACATGAACGCTTCCCCGTAAGTGGAGCGCAACAATTCTGGCCAGGCATGAGATAGATCCTTATCGGTGCCCAACAGACTGACTGCCAGTGCTGCGGTTTCCATGCCATAGTCGATGCCTTCACCGTTGAGTGGGTTCACACATGCTGCGGCGTCGCCAATGAGCATCCAGTTAGGGCCCGCGACGTTGCTTACCGCGCCCCCCATAGGCAATAACGCGGAGGCAACGCGTTGTGGTGTTCCAAAACCCCACTCCTCGCTGTGCTGCTCTGCGTAGCTTCGGAGAAGTTTTTTTGTGTTCACCTTCGCCGGACGGGTGTCCGTGGACAAAGCGCCGCAGCCGACGTTTGCAGTGCCGTTGCCTAACGGAAATATCCATCCGTATCCGGGCTGCGTGGTACCGGTATCGTCGCGAAGCTCTAGGTGCGAATGGATCCACGGGTCATCTGCGCGAGGAGTCTCGCAATAAGACCGCGCTGCGATCCCGTACACCTCGCCGCGGTGCCACTGCCGGCCCAGCAGCTTTCCAAAAGTGGAACGCACGCCATCCGCGACGATGACATAAGCGGGAGCAATGACTCGACCATCATCCACAGTGACAGTGCGGATGCGGCCAGCCTTGGGAGTAGCACTTGGCGGCTGCGACGTATGAGGATCTGCGTCCACGGAGACCGCCGTGGCCCCTTGCCACACCAGGACATTCTTGTGCTGTTGAGCTGTGTTTAAGAGCAACTCGTCAAACTCTGTACGCGGCATGGCAGAGCCGATCGTCCCAAAAGAAGACGTGGGCCACGGCGCAGTCACCGAACCTCCAAAGCCGTGCAGTTTTAAGCCCTTGGAGGAATATCGAGAGGTGACATCAATCCCAATTTTTTCTAATTGGTGCACCGCACGGGGTGTGAGACCATCGCCGCAGGTTTTGTCGCGAGGGAAGGTGGCGGCGTCGATAAGCAAAACCGTTGAGCCGCGCTGTGCGGCATTAATAGCTGCCGTGGAACCGGCAGGGCCAGCACCCACCACGAGCACGTCTACAGAAAAAACGGAATCATTCACGCGCACCATTGTGACAGCTATAGGCCTTCCTTCACACCCCGGGGTGTGTAAGCATGACAGTTTCGACTACGGTTAGGAGGTTAGTTGTAGAACGCTAAGCGCGGTTAGTTCATCCTAACGTGGATGGCTACTGCCATGACCTTGTAAAGGCAGTTTTGGAATGAGCAACGGTGCCGAAGGATTAAGCACGTCCACCGGTACGCGAGTTGACCTCGGTAACCCCGCCCTCAACGAGGATATTTCCGTCGGCATGACTCGTGTCGAGGAACTACTTCAAAAGGAGCTCTCCGTCGGTGAGGACTTCATTGTGGAGAAGGTCAAACACCTCGCGAAAGCCGGCGGGAAACGTTTCCGGCCCATGTTCGCCCTTTTGGCATCACAGTACGGGGATCGGCCCGTGTCCGAGGACGTGATCAAAGCTGCCGTAGTCGTTGAAATGACGCACCTGGCTACGCTTTATCACGACGATGTGATGGACGAAGCTGCTAAACGACGCGGTGTAGAAAGCGCTAACGCACGTTGGAATAACTCCGTCGCCATCTTGGCCGGCGACATTCTGTTGGCGCACGTCTCACGACTTATGGCCGACTTGGGCACCGATACAGTACGTCACTTCTCTGAAACCTTCGGTGACTTGGTCACCGGCCAAATGCGAGAAACTATCGGAGTCGGAGATAACGATCCGATCGAGCATTATATGGCCGTGATCCGCGAAAAGACGGGAGTGCTTATAGCCTCCGCCGGATACCTTGGTGCCCTGCATTCTGGAGCAACTCCGGCTCATATCGAGGCACTGCGGGCATATGGTGCTGCCATTGGGATGGTCTTCCAGATTGTCGATGACATTATCGATATTTTCTCGGCTTCTGAGGACTCGGGTAAGACCCCAGGGACCGACCTACGAGAAGGCGTATTCACCCTTCCGGTCCTTTATGCGTTGCGAGAGCAGACACCAGTAGGCGAGGAGCTTCGGGCAACCCTTACAGGGCCGCTGACTGATGACGCGACTGTTGCCAGGGTTCTTGATCTGCTCGCTCAATCTACGGGTCGGGACCAGGCGCTCGCTGATGTTCATCGCTATCTCAATGAGGCGGAGAGCCAACTGGAACTTCTGCCGCAGAATGCAACAACAGATGCGTTGCGTAATCTTGCTCGCTTTACCGTTCAGCGAGTTGGTTAAAAGCAGGTCAGCGTACCGATTTGCCTTTGTCTACTAGATTCGTAGTACAGTATGTAGCGCACCACGAACGTGGAGCACGCCAGGTTGCCCGAGCGGCCAAAGGGAGCGGACTGTAAATCCGTCGGCATTGCCTACAGAAGTTCGAATCTTCTACCTGGCACCAACTAAGCCTCAGCAGTAAAATGCTGGGGCTTTTTGGCGTCTTTGGGGTCGTTGTGGAGAGGGGGTTGCCTGTGGTGGGTGGGGGAGTGTCGTTTTTGAGAACGCTAGAAAAAGTGAACTGTGCTTTTGCGGGAAACTGGAGAGCTAGCGTTCTCAAAAACGACAATCGGATGCGGAAGCGCCTGGGAGGCTAGGGGTTTCTTTGAAGCAAGGGGGTCTATAAAAGTTTTAGTCGTAGTTTTCGGTCTCTAAATGCGCTATGAACTGGTGATTTGTATTAATTGCCATACTCGGGTTAATCTTTGTGAGGCTTCAACGGAGCGGCCCAGAGGATTCTGGTTCACAACAAGAGGCTGTGCCCCCTTAGCTCAGTCGGCAGAGCGTTTCCATGGTAAGGAAAAGGTCGACAGTTCGATTCTGTCAGGGGGCTCTGTTCTTTTATCTGGCATTGTTCAGGTAGGGGAGTGGGGCGGTGTAGCTCAGTGGTAGAGCAAGCGACTCATAATCGCTGTGTCGCGAGTTCAATTCTCGCCATCGCTACTAGGGAATATGCTGAATGGCTATGCACTGGGATGCTTTCCGGTGCTTTTTCCATAGGAATTCCCTTTTGTTGGGTGGTCTAGTAAGGTTGCCCGTGTTGCTTTCGAGTGATCGGAAACAACGGCCTAGGGGCGTAGTTCAATTGGTAGAGCAACGGTCTCCAAAACCGTAGGTTGCAGGTTCGAGTCCTGTCGCCCCTGCAAAAGAAACCGGTAGATGTGTAGCATCTACCGGTTTTGTTATTGAAGTGTATCCCTCTTGGTGTTGATAGATGCCATGAGGATTAATTCCTAGCCTTAAGGAAGTCTGATATAGTCTTCACGATAACTGGGGACAGGTAGTATGCCTATCCTCGCAACAGGGTTCTTTGTGCCGTGCTTGTACTGCAATGCGTTCCCCTTTGCTACGTCGTTAGCTTTATGGGCGCGTGTCAAGGTACGGTAGCGGTAAAGAGGTGCTCTGGAAGCGGCGATAAGTAATTGCGTCGTACAACCTGCATCGTAGACAACAACGAGGAGAGCTGTGACTGAACAACAGCCTGAGAAGGTGGGCGCCGCATCGCGTCCTACCGGTAAACGCCAGCTCGCTGGTGTGAATACCACCTCCACTTCTTCTTATGAGGCCAAGAAGGTCGCACCTGCGGGAGACAATGAGGGGAAGAAAGGCAACAAGGTTGCTGCCTTTGTTCCTGAAGTGGCTTCTGAGATGAAGAAGGTTATTTGGCCTACTGCTAAGCAGATGGTCAACTACACGCTTATCGTCTTCGCATTTCTTATTCTCATGACTGCACTCGTTGCAGGCGTGGATTTTGTTGCGGGGCTGGGAGTTGAGAAGGCTCTTACTCGCTAGCTAGGATGAGCGTAAAGCTAAAACGTCCCGTCAGATCCTTCGGATCGACGGGATAATTTATTGCACGTCTCGGGGTACCATGAATTCCGAACGTCAACACTTCAGGAGAAAAGACACATGAGCGACGAGAACAATAGCGGTTCATTTGCCGAGGCTTTTGACGACGCCCTAGAGGCGACCATCGCCGCGGAGACGGAAGCCGCAGAGGCTGCACCCGAGCTGGACGAGGCAGTCGAGCAACCTGTACAGGAAGTAGATGCAGAAGCTGCGCTTGCGGGTGCTGTGGAGGATGGCGATGCTGAGTACAAGGCGCGTCTGCGTAAGTACACGCGTGAGCTGAAGAAGCTGCCAGGTTCTTGGTACATCATTCAGTGCTATTCCGGTTACGAGAACAAAGTGAAGACCAACCTGGATATGCGTGCGCAGACCCTTGAGGTTGAGGATTCCATCTTTGACGTCGTGGTTCCGATCGAGCAGGCTGTTGAGCTTCGCGACGGTAAACGCAAACTGGTTAAGCGCAAGCTTCTTCCCGGCTACGTCCTTGTTCGTATGGACATTAATGACCGCTCCTGGTCTGTCGTCCGCGATACTCCTGGTGTGACCAGCTTTGTGGGCAACGAGGGCAATGCAACGCCGGTGAAGCACCGCGATGTGGCCAAGTTCCTCATGCCGCAGGAGTCTGTGGCTGGCGACGGCGGCGAGAGCAACGCTGTAAACGCTGAGGGCGAGAAAGTTGTGGCTATGCCGGGCGCATCCACCAAGCCCAAGGTTGAGGTTGATTTCCAGGTCGGCGAGGCTGTCACGATTCTCTCCGGTGCGCTTGCGTCCGTTTCTGCAACGATCTCTGCTATCGACACTGAGAACAATAAGTTGCAGGCACTGGTGTCTATCTTTGGTCGTGAGACCCCGGTCGAACTGAACTTTGACCAGGTGGAAAAAGTTAGCTAATGAGATTGGCTCTTGTCTGATAGGGCAAGAGCCGGCGCCCCGCATGTGGTGCTCGACCTTTTCTCCGTTGCCCCGCTATCTGCATGAAGTTTTGGCAGGTGGCGGGGTTTGCTGTAGCATGGTAAAACGCGTGTTTTTTGCGCAAAGAAACGTACATTCCCGGTGGCCGGGTTACGGGCTGAGCAGCAGCGATAGTGTTGCGGCACAGGCTCGGGGCTCGGCATCCGGACGGTGGTAGTGGTTCCTATAACCATCGAATCGCCACTACTACTGTTAACAAGGAAGCAGGTAAACGATGGCTCCGAAGAAGAAGGTCACCGGCCTTATTAAGCTGCAGATCCAGGCTGGCCAGGCTAACCCGGCTCCGCCAGTTGGTCCGGCTCTTGGTGCTCACGGCGTGAACATCATGGAGTTCTGCAAGGCTTACAACGCTGCAACTGAGAACCAGCGCGGCAGCGTTGTTCCTGTTGAGATCACCGTTTATGAAGATCGCTCTTTCGAGTTCAAGCTGAAGACCCCTCCTGCAGCTAAACTGCTGCTCAAGGCTGCTGGTCTGCAGAAGGGCTCCGGCGTCCCGCACACCCAGAAGGTGGGCAAGGTCACCATGGAGCAGGTCCGCGAGATCGCTCAGACCAAGATGGAAGACCTCAACGCTAACGACATCGATAACGCTGCTCGCATCATCGCTGGCACCGCCCGTTCCATGGGCATCGTTGTTGAGGATTAATTCCTCAGTTATTCCGTGGCAGGGCCGGCTCCGGCCCGCACACCACACATCCTCATCTAGAAAATCAAAGGATTGACAATGGGCAACAAATCTAAGGCATACCGCGCCGCCGCTGAGAAGATCGACAAGGGTCGTCTGTACACCCCTCTGAAGGCTGCTGAACTGGTCAAGGAGACCTCTTCCAAGAACTACGATGCAACCATCGACGTTGCTATCCGTCTTGGCGTTGATCCCCGCAAGGCTGACCAGCTGGTTCGCGGCACCGTCTCCCTTCCTAACGGCACCGGCAAGACCGTTCGCGTTGCTGTTTTCGCTGAGGGCGAGAAGGCTACCGAGGCTGAGGCAGCAGGCGCAGACATCGTTGGCACCACCGAGCTGATCGAGCAGATCACCGCTGGCACCATCAACTTCGATGTTGCAATCGCAACCCCAGATCAGATGGCTAAGGTTGGCCGCGTTGCTCGCGTCCTCGGCCCTCGTGGTCTGATGCCTAACCCTAAGACCGGCACCGTTACCACCGACGTTGCTAAGGCAATCGCTGACGTCAAGGGCGGCAAGATCTCCTTCCGCGTTGACAAGGCTGCTAACCTGCACGCTGTTATCGGTAAGGCTTCCTTCGACGCTAAGGCTCTCGCTGAGAACTACGGCGCACTGCTCGATGAGATCAACCGCATCAAGCCTTCCTCTTCTAAGGGCATCTACGTGAAGAAGGTCACCCTTGCGTCGACCTCCGGCCCTGGTGTTCCAGTTGACACCTCCATCCAGAAGAACTACACCGCTGAGTAAAAACTCGTAGTGTACGTGCTTTAAGCATGGAATACCCCCTGTCCCATATGTTGTGGACAGGGGGTATTTTTGTGGTTTCTGTGGGAGCTTACGTGTATAACCGTCAACATGAATTCCTTTGTCCCGCTTAGTCAAGAAACACGTGCGCGTTTGCTCTCGCAGCTACTCGACGATCCTGCTGCAACCCTAGCTCGTAACGCGGTTACCTCCGTGGGCATTAACGACGCAGCACTCAATAGAGAGGCCGTCGTCAAGCTTCATCACACCGTAGAGCACAAGCTTGACTCGTTAGCCGTGACGGATCAAAAACGCTCGGGACGCTGTTGGTTATTTGCTGCTTTGAACGTGCATCGCCATGCGTTAGCAAAGAAGCTTAATCTGGAAACTTTTGATTTCTCGCAGTCCTATGTGCAGTACTTTGACAAGTTGGAGAGGGCCCAGCTCTTTTTAACGGAGATGCGGGAACGCCGCGATCAGGATAGTGATGATCGGGTGATTGCTCAGCTGTTGCGCTTCGCGGCTGAAGACGGGGGATGGTATAGCTACGTTGGCAACCTGGTGCGCAAGTATGGTGTGGTTCCGGATTATGCGATGCCAGAAGTTGAGTCGGCGGGAAACACTCAGGAGCTGAACCGAGCTTTGGCCCATGTGCTGCGTCGCGGGGCGTGCCGGATGCGGGACGCGGAGACGGACGCGGAAGCCGATGACATCATGAATGCCACGCTGCGAGACGCGCAGCGCGTGATTACTGTTCACCTGGGGGTTCCGCCGACTGAGTTTATGTGGCAATACCGTACGAAAGACGGCACCTTTGTCAGAGAGGGGACATATACACCACGTGAGTTTGCGGAGAAATATCTGCCAGACCTAGACACCATGGTCGTTCTTGCCGAGGACCCACGGAGCGACAAGCCAAAGAACACTCGCTTCCTGGTGGAATTGTGCACCAACGTTGTGGGCGCACAAGAGCACAATTACATCAACGTGGAGATGGACGTGCTCAAAGAGGCCGTGGCTGCAAGTATTGAAGCGGGGGAGCCAGTGTGGTTCGCCTGTGACGTGAGCAGGCAGTTTAATCGCAAGCTGGGAGTGTGGGACACCTCGCTCCTTGATCTGGCCGGCGTGTACGGCGTGGCGCTTGATTCTACAAAAGAAGAGCGCTTTATCTCCGGGGAATCGCAGCCGACTCATGCAATGGTGCTTAGTGGTTTGGATCGTCACCCCGATGGTTTCATACGTGCTTGGCGGGTAGAAAACTCGTGGGGCACTAAGCTGCACGACAAAAAGACCGAGGCTGTGGGCGCGGGATACGCCACTATGTCGGATGAGTGGTTTGAAGAAAATGTTTTCTATGTTGCCTTAAAACGCGACTTTGTCCCAGAGGCACTACACAAAGCTTTGGACATGGAGCCTATCCGTCTCCCGGCTTATGACCTGATGTTTTAGACACCGATACCGCATAAGGTTTAAGGAACTTAAAGACTCATGACTGAACTAACTATGAACTCGGTGTCTGCTACAAATGCCGAGTTGCTCAAGGATCCGACTCTGCGGTTAGCGCGTAATGCCGTCGCGGTGAGCTCAGCTACCAAGGTTGCGCTCGATCGTGAAGTACTGCGTTCCCTAGATACGTCTGTGTCCACCAAAGTGGATTCTTGGGCGGTGGCTAACCAAAAGGATTCCGGCCGATGCTGGATCTTCGCGGGCCTTAATTCTTTGCGTGGCGCGATCATGAAGGAAACCGCCATCAAAGACTTTGAACTATCCCAGACATACATCCATTTTTGGGACAAAGTAGAAAAGGCAAACTATTTCCTCTGCGCAATGGATGAGTTACGTGACCGGGAACTGACAGATCGGACCGTGGAAAAGCTGTTGCGTGACCCGATCGACGATGGCGGGCAGTGGAATATGTTTGTTGCTTTGGTGCACAAGTATGGCGTGGTTCCGCAGTACGCGATGCCCGAGACGTTTTCTAGCAGCAATACTCACGCCATGAATCGAGATCTGGCCTCTGTTTTGCGTCGGGGAGCCCTGCGGATAAGGGCAGGCGTGGCTGGTGCGCGAGAAGAAGCATTAGAAAGCGCTTTTAAAGTGATTACTACGCATCTTGGAGTGCCTCCTGAGACATTCCAGTGGCAGTACCGCACTAAAGATGATGCTTTTGTGCGTGAGGGCACGATGTCTCCGTTGGAGTTCGCGCAGCGCTATCTTCCTCATGATCTCAGCGATTATGTGTGCGTGGTCAATGATCCGCGCAATGCATTCGGCGAGCTCTATACGGTGGAATACCTGGGCAATGTTGTTGGGGCGCCACCGGTAACGTACGTCAACGCCCCCATAGAGGTACTGCGCGATGCAGTTCGAGATTCGCTTCTCGACGCCACCCCGGTGTGGTTCGGCTGTGATACCGAGGTGCAAGCCTATGCAGATGCAGGCCTGTGGGATGCTCACCTGTTTGATTACGAGGGGCTGTATGGCGTGGATTTTGATATGACGAAGGCTCAGAGGCTCCTCACGAGCGATTCTTTGATGACTCATGCCATGGTGTTCACTGGCATGGATCTGGCAGAAGATGGCACAACTGTGAATCGCTGGCGGGTGGAGAACTCCTGGGGAGCGGACGAAGCCGACAAGGGGTTCTGGACGATGAGTGATTCTTGGTTTGAGGAGTATGTTTTTGAAGTCGCAGTGCCAGCTTCGCGTCTCCCGGAGGAGTATCGCCGGGCATTAACCAAAACTCCTCATGTTCTTCCGGCTTGGGATCCGATGGGCGCGCTGGCGTAAAAATGTCGCGTTGAACAGCCAGGAGTCATGGCGCGGAATGAGGTGGGTCTTGGAGCTGTTGAATGGCTTCAAGACCTCCTTAATATCCAGAGAAAGGCATGATTGCCATGACGTCACTTTTTACTTCTGCTCAAGCAGGAGCGTTAAACCTCCGCAACCGG from Corynebacterium ulcerans carries:
- a CDS encoding polyprenyl synthetase family protein, producing the protein MSNGAEGLSTSTGTRVDLGNPALNEDISVGMTRVEELLQKELSVGEDFIVEKVKHLAKAGGKRFRPMFALLASQYGDRPVSEDVIKAAVVVEMTHLATLYHDDVMDEAAKRRGVESANARWNNSVAILAGDILLAHVSRLMADLGTDTVRHFSETFGDLVTGQMRETIGVGDNDPIEHYMAVIREKTGVLIASAGYLGALHSGATPAHIEALRAYGAAIGMVFQIVDDIIDIFSASEDSGKTPGTDLREGVFTLPVLYALREQTPVGEELRATLTGPLTDDATVARVLDLLAQSTGRDQALADVHRYLNEAESQLELLPQNATTDALRNLARFTVQRVG
- the rplA gene encoding 50S ribosomal protein L1, which codes for MGNKSKAYRAAAEKIDKGRLYTPLKAAELVKETSSKNYDATIDVAIRLGVDPRKADQLVRGTVSLPNGTGKTVRVAVFAEGEKATEAEAAGADIVGTTELIEQITAGTINFDVAIATPDQMAKVGRVARVLGPRGLMPNPKTGTVTTDVAKAIADVKGGKISFRVDKAANLHAVIGKASFDAKALAENYGALLDEINRIKPSSSKGIYVKKVTLASTSGPGVPVDTSIQKNYTAE
- a CDS encoding geranylgeranyl reductase family protein; translation: MVRVNDSVFSVDVLVVGAGPAGSTAAINAAQRGSTVLLIDAATFPRDKTCGDGLTPRAVHQLEKIGIDVTSRYSSKGLKLHGFGGSVTAPWPTSSFGTIGSAMPRTEFDELLLNTAQQHKNVLVWQGATAVSVDADPHTSQPPSATPKAGRIRTVTVDDGRVIAPAYVIVADGVRSTFGKLLGRQWHRGEVYGIAARSYCETPRADDPWIHSHLELRDDTGTTQPGYGWIFPLGNGTANVGCGALSTDTRPAKVNTKKLLRSYAEQHSEEWGFGTPQRVASALLPMGGAVSNVAGPNWMLIGDAAACVNPLNGEGIDYGMETAALAVSLLGTDKDLSHAWPELLRSTYGEAFMLARTAARLLTYPQFLPIAGPLALRRPLGNAIMPAAARLMGNLVSDSDRDLVARLWRCAGVGVSRWRRDSPLWS
- a CDS encoding lactate/malate family dehydrogenase, with amino-acid sequence MHTSKLVVVGVGHVGSYVLSYAMDSGLYSEIATIDINPGVSKGEAIDQAQSTGVPGTAYTYCHPGDYSDCADADVIIVAAGGSILPDPDDPERMPDRAELAEMSGAVVRDVMGNISAHTKDAVVIFITNPLDAMVHIATTEFDYPTEKIFGTGTMLDSARMRWIIGTELGIDPKSVTGYMMGEHGSTSVPILSRVNVQGLSWDELSTWRGSPLPTAPEIQERVIKAAYDVLLAKGWTNAGVARSANELAKCVLLNEHSVHPICTPLNGEYGLHDVSMSVPTLIGNTGALRKMPPSLNDWELEQIHKSAEFIRETVQRASS
- the nusG gene encoding transcription termination/antitermination protein NusG, whose protein sequence is MSDENNSGSFAEAFDDALEATIAAETEAAEAAPELDEAVEQPVQEVDAEAALAGAVEDGDAEYKARLRKYTRELKKLPGSWYIIQCYSGYENKVKTNLDMRAQTLEVEDSIFDVVVPIEQAVELRDGKRKLVKRKLLPGYVLVRMDINDRSWSVVRDTPGVTSFVGNEGNATPVKHRDVAKFLMPQESVAGDGGESNAVNAEGEKVVAMPGASTKPKVEVDFQVGEAVTILSGALASVSATISAIDTENNKLQALVSIFGRETPVELNFDQVEKVS
- the secE gene encoding preprotein translocase subunit SecE; the protein is MTEQQPEKVGAASRPTGKRQLAGVNTTSTSSYEAKKVAPAGDNEGKKGNKVAAFVPEVASEMKKVIWPTAKQMVNYTLIVFAFLILMTALVAGVDFVAGLGVEKALTR
- a CDS encoding C1 family peptidase yields the protein MTELTMNSVSATNAELLKDPTLRLARNAVAVSSATKVALDREVLRSLDTSVSTKVDSWAVANQKDSGRCWIFAGLNSLRGAIMKETAIKDFELSQTYIHFWDKVEKANYFLCAMDELRDRELTDRTVEKLLRDPIDDGGQWNMFVALVHKYGVVPQYAMPETFSSSNTHAMNRDLASVLRRGALRIRAGVAGAREEALESAFKVITTHLGVPPETFQWQYRTKDDAFVREGTMSPLEFAQRYLPHDLSDYVCVVNDPRNAFGELYTVEYLGNVVGAPPVTYVNAPIEVLRDAVRDSLLDATPVWFGCDTEVQAYADAGLWDAHLFDYEGLYGVDFDMTKAQRLLTSDSLMTHAMVFTGMDLAEDGTTVNRWRVENSWGADEADKGFWTMSDSWFEEYVFEVAVPASRLPEEYRRALTKTPHVLPAWDPMGALA
- a CDS encoding demethylmenaquinone methyltransferase, which translates into the protein MAKASLEKNPFDVAKMFDGVGKNYDITNTVLSFGQDRKWREKTRERLNLKPGERVLDLAAGTAVSTVELKKSGAWVVACDFSQGMLAAGKDRDVPKVVGDGMQLPFADNSFDAVTISYGLRNVHDYQAALREMARVTKPGGRLTIAEFSTPNVPGFKTIYKEYLTRLLPLIAKAVGTNPEAYEYLAESIRAWPEREELARAINNNGWSDAGWQNLSLGIVALHSAVKPGSNA
- a CDS encoding aminopeptidase C: MNSFVPLSQETRARLLSQLLDDPAATLARNAVTSVGINDAALNREAVVKLHHTVEHKLDSLAVTDQKRSGRCWLFAALNVHRHALAKKLNLETFDFSQSYVQYFDKLERAQLFLTEMRERRDQDSDDRVIAQLLRFAAEDGGWYSYVGNLVRKYGVVPDYAMPEVESAGNTQELNRALAHVLRRGACRMRDAETDAEADDIMNATLRDAQRVITVHLGVPPTEFMWQYRTKDGTFVREGTYTPREFAEKYLPDLDTMVVLAEDPRSDKPKNTRFLVELCTNVVGAQEHNYINVEMDVLKEAVAASIEAGEPVWFACDVSRQFNRKLGVWDTSLLDLAGVYGVALDSTKEERFISGESQPTHAMVLSGLDRHPDGFIRAWRVENSWGTKLHDKKTEAVGAGYATMSDEWFEENVFYVALKRDFVPEALHKALDMEPIRLPAYDLMF
- the rplK gene encoding 50S ribosomal protein L11, which produces MAPKKKVTGLIKLQIQAGQANPAPPVGPALGAHGVNIMEFCKAYNAATENQRGSVVPVEITVYEDRSFEFKLKTPPAAKLLLKAAGLQKGSGVPHTQKVGKVTMEQVREIAQTKMEDLNANDIDNAARIIAGTARSMGIVVED